From Arachis hypogaea cultivar Tifrunner chromosome 3, arahy.Tifrunner.gnm2.J5K5, whole genome shotgun sequence:
TTTCTTTTCCCAGGCTTTATGTAATCCTAAACTTAAAAGATTGTAAGGTTTGACTACTCAAACCATTGAAGTTAAATGGTAAATTTTAACTTGTGAAATCCTGTTTTTAATGAAGAATTCAGTATTGTCATTCTGAATTTCTAACCGATAATTGTTTTACATGAATTCTGCCAACATTATTCCTTTCTAAATGTCACTTAATAAAATAGGTTGGTGCAGCTGATTTAGTTCTAACATGGTCATGTCTGCCACTTTACTGATTGTTCCTGATGTTTTGGTATTGCAGTGTAATCTTCTGTGAAGCTGTTGCTATATATGGTGTTATTGTGGCTATTATTCTACAAACAAAATTAGAAAGCGTTCCTTCATCACAGATCTATGCAGCCGAGTCTCTTAGGGCTGGATATGCAATCTTTGCTTCTGGACTTATTGTTGGCTTTGCAAATCTTGTTTGTGGGTCTGTGTTCATTTCTGCCAACATCTTATATATAGTCCCAGCAAAATTTTGTACAAACGCAGATAAACATTTTCCATGCTGCTGTTTTATaaatcattttttctttttcctttttctcttcttggcAGATTGTGTGTAGGGATCATTGGAAGCAGCTGTGCATTGTCTGATGCTCAAAACTCCTCTCTCTTTGTGAAGATTCTTGTGATTGAAATTTTTGGTAGTGCTCTTGGGCTATTTGGAGTTATTGTTGGAATCATTATGTCAGCTCAAGCAACATGGCCAACAAAAGTTTAATTTGCTTTCATATAAGAGAGTGGGAATACAATTATGGTGGAGCACAATATTTTCTCTGTACTGCCAAGTGATTGAAGAAGTCATACCTAGTTACCTTTGTTGGTATGAATGTAAAGTCCAGCGTAGTAGCTTTGCCTCCATTGAAACTTTTAGGTTGTACCATTTACCAATAAGTAGTTAGAATGTACTGTGTATCATCATCAAAGACATCAAGCTGTTGGTTGGATTTCAATATGTCTTGGAGGACTAATTTTGAAGTGTTTATTCATTTAATAAGAAAGATGTGAAGTTATTTGGGAATGTGTATAAAATCAAGAATTAGTTTTTTGTTGAGTTGCAAGTATTTTGTAAGTTAAGTGAAAATATTAGTTttggaaacataaattaaaaatgttcATTACAAACCAACTTGGATTGGTCGAGTAGTTAATTTACTCTGCTTAAGCATGTGTCAAGGATTTGAATTTCGTCTTGTGCATGAAGTTACTCATTGCCTAGTGACATATCATAGGTAGCATTTGTTTTCAGAAATTGGGGGAATGAGACTCTGTATTGTGTTTGGTGCCCAAAGACTGGAACTAAAATTTTAGTCACAGTACATAAAATATTAGTTCCTTTAGTACCTCCAGAAAGTGGAGACACAGGATATTGAAATTTGTAGGGATGGAgattaaaactttaataatattttttcttaaaaatattcgtatttaactttttaaattttaaatttatttctcaATCTCCATATTTATCTTAAAAGTAAACATAATACTAAAACATAATTCAGTTAAGTATATTTTACACCAAACATAATACAAAGACTTAAtttagtctctgtctcttagtTTCAATCTTCTTTCCCAATGCGACCTTAAATG
This genomic window contains:
- the LOC112789653 gene encoding V-type proton ATPase subunit c''2 translates to MSTAASSSWGTALVKISPYTFSAVGIAVSIGVSVLGAAWGIYITGSSLIGAAIKAPRITSKNLISVIFCEAVAIYGVIVAIILQTKLESVPSSQIYAAESLRAGYAIFASGLIVGFANLVCGLCVGIIGSSCALSDAQNSSLFVKILVIEIFGSALGLFGVIVGIIMSAQATWPTKV